Proteins encoded within one genomic window of Phototrophicus methaneseepsis:
- a CDS encoding guanylate kinase, with protein sequence MVADKDGRGLLFVMVGPGGAGKNTIMSIAIERLDNLSKLITATTRPMRPGEINGVNYQFVDLAQFREMIDRDELLEHQEVTKGKFYGIPRANVDTYLDNGHDLVADIEVLGARILRQTYPSDTVMIFLTVPGNTEEEVLTTLRERMEQRRDNPTVIEERLLRARLLELPFQVECDYVIVNDDIDRTAEELITIIQQERMARRHPSQVTS encoded by the coding sequence ATGGTGGCAGATAAAGATGGGCGTGGGTTGCTCTTTGTCATGGTTGGCCCAGGTGGAGCCGGCAAAAACACAATCATGTCAATTGCAATCGAACGATTGGATAACCTGAGCAAGCTGATTACAGCAACGACACGTCCTATGCGCCCCGGCGAAATCAACGGTGTCAATTATCAATTTGTTGATCTGGCACAGTTCCGCGAGATGATCGACCGAGACGAACTGCTTGAGCATCAAGAAGTCACCAAAGGTAAGTTTTACGGCATTCCACGCGCCAACGTCGATACCTATCTTGATAATGGGCATGACCTAGTTGCCGATATTGAGGTGCTTGGCGCGCGTATCCTACGCCAAACCTATCCTTCTGACACCGTCATGATCTTCTTGACCGTTCCAGGCAATACAGAAGAAGAAGTCCTGACCACATTACGGGAACGCATGGAACAACGGCGGGATAACCCTACAGTAATAGAAGAACGCTTATTAAGGGCCCGCCTTCTAGAACTACCCTTCCAGGTAGAATGCGATTATGTCATCGTCAACGATGATATTGATCGCACTGCTGAAGAACTCATCACCATCATCCAACAAGAACGCATGGCTCGCCGCCATCCGTCGCAGGTGACATCATGA
- a CDS encoding YgfZ/GcvT domain-containing protein: protein MNLRDLHTQHGATLAPDGIPLQYNDLATEYEQAHHAAVLLDRSHEGRIHLTNISRFELLNRMSTNKLVDMTAGEGRATLFTNDHARIIDRIEVYNLADTLLAITEPGQGPSITNFIQKHIFYGDQVQLADVTTETAHFALHGPQAVAIAKLINPDIHEDTTLAAYQATLGSTPVTLLRRKAVVGTHWAVICAKTDAEQVYVDLLSLGAPLGLIPAGSLTFNTLRIEAGRPARPELNTDYIPMEVGLYDEISFTKGCYTGQEIIARMDSRERIARVMVQLELDNLVQAPADLFLDGRLIGKITSSVQAPNHHVYALGVVKTAVAIPGKLLTAGEATATIVDYAGTQPTFLKPEQNTSA from the coding sequence ATGAACTTACGTGATCTTCATACACAACACGGCGCCACGCTTGCACCAGATGGTATCCCTCTGCAGTACAATGACCTTGCCACAGAATACGAGCAAGCCCATCACGCGGCTGTTCTGCTAGACCGCTCTCATGAAGGCCGTATCCACCTTACGAATATCTCACGGTTCGAGCTGCTCAATCGCATGTCTACGAATAAGCTGGTTGATATGACCGCTGGAGAAGGTCGGGCGACGCTTTTTACCAATGACCACGCACGGATTATTGATCGCATTGAGGTCTATAACTTAGCAGATACTCTGCTCGCCATAACAGAACCGGGTCAGGGTCCCAGCATAACCAACTTCATTCAGAAGCATATCTTTTACGGGGACCAGGTGCAGTTGGCAGACGTCACAACTGAGACAGCTCACTTTGCCCTTCATGGACCGCAAGCAGTCGCCATCGCGAAGCTCATAAACCCAGATATCCATGAAGACACAACTTTAGCGGCTTATCAGGCGACGTTAGGCAGCACCCCTGTTACGCTTTTGAGGCGTAAGGCCGTGGTAGGTACGCATTGGGCCGTCATCTGCGCCAAAACAGATGCAGAACAAGTTTACGTAGATTTACTCTCGCTAGGTGCGCCTCTGGGCCTGATCCCGGCTGGATCACTCACTTTTAATACCTTGCGCATCGAAGCAGGCCGCCCAGCGCGCCCAGAACTCAATACGGATTATATTCCGATGGAAGTTGGCCTTTATGACGAGATCAGCTTCACAAAGGGCTGCTACACTGGGCAGGAAATCATCGCACGCATGGACAGCCGGGAACGCATCGCACGCGTGATGGTTCAGCTTGAACTTGATAACCTTGTGCAGGCGCCAGCCGATTTATTCCTGGATGGCCGCCTGATTGGCAAGATAACGAGCAGTGTCCAGGCACCTAACCATCATGTTTATGCATTGGGGGTCGTCAAGACGGCCGTGGCAATCCCAGGTAAGCTGCTAACGGCTGGAGAAGCAACAGCCACTATCGTTGACTACGCTGGCACGCAACCCACATTTTTAAAACCTGAGCAGAACACATCCGCTTGA
- a CDS encoding septum formation initiator family protein produces MPTQNPSTDQPNPQRKQRSRQLSSTQVMFAVIIAIGLMLAINFSTRILADRDLRNIQDSVQAEIEQLRSEQSDLIQERNFAQSDDYVALWARSEGRLVREGEILVVPVPLTSQVQVRQVQEFDLAEAETTLPRPENYQLWWRLFFDSDLP; encoded by the coding sequence ATGCCCACTCAGAACCCATCGACAGATCAGCCAAATCCACAACGCAAACAGCGTAGCCGCCAGTTGAGCAGCACGCAGGTGATGTTTGCTGTGATTATTGCTATTGGTTTGATGCTTGCGATCAACTTCAGCACGCGTATCCTTGCAGATCGGGACCTGCGCAATATTCAGGATTCCGTCCAAGCAGAAATTGAGCAGTTGCGTTCTGAGCAGTCTGATTTGATCCAGGAGCGCAACTTTGCCCAGAGTGATGATTATGTGGCGCTGTGGGCGCGTAGTGAGGGACGACTTGTCCGTGAAGGCGAAATTCTCGTTGTGCCAGTCCCACTGACGAGCCAGGTGCAGGTACGCCAAGTGCAAGAATTTGACCTCGCAGAAGCTGAAACCACGCTGCCCAGGCCAGAAAATTATCAGCTCTGGTGGCGGCTTTTCTTCGATTCTGATTTGCCCTAA
- the tnpA gene encoding IS200/IS605 family transposase translates to MSKSLAHTKWMCKYHIVFTPKYRRKVIYNQYKASIVEILKDLCKWKGVEIIEGNARIDHIHLLVSIPPKYSVSVIMGYLKGKSATMIFDRHANLKYKFGNRHFWARGYYVSTVGLNEATIAKYVREQEKHDQMMDRISTKEHDDPFRG, encoded by the coding sequence ATGAGCAAAAGTCTAGCACACACGAAATGGATGTGTAAGTATCACATCGTGTTCACGCCCAAGTACCGACGGAAAGTAATCTACAACCAGTACAAAGCCAGTATTGTGGAGATATTGAAGGATTTGTGCAAGTGGAAAGGCGTGGAGATCATAGAGGGAAACGCCCGAATCGATCACATCCATCTGTTAGTATCGATCCCACCCAAATATAGCGTGTCGGTTATCATGGGCTATCTGAAAGGCAAGAGTGCCACGATGATCTTTGACCGCCATGCGAATCTAAAATACAAGTTCGGGAATCGGCATTTCTGGGCGCGAGGCTACTACGTAAGCACAGTAGGACTGAATGAAGCGACGATCGCAAAGTACGTGCGTGAGCAAGAGAAACACGATCAAATGATGGATCGGATCAGCACAAAAGAGCATGACGACCCCTTTAGGGGTTAG
- a CDS encoding serine hydrolase, translated as MGRSFGRLLLAAVPLFVIAVCLQTAQAQITGVTATANNIVNIRAGTGVDFDLVGEMEEGTAYPVLARSEFYPWLLIGDPVTMQPIGWIYEEIVAVSGTTNNLPLSDDIIDPSNTAPTQAPAVTPTVATAPTQSAATQSTVVTVDASGSPVPTLTATATVPQPTATFAYNIAGIVQGEINVRYGPGVQYPRVGVAQAGERFEITGYHTQQPWVQIRYPDSPTGFAWIAIDLLEIQGDIYQTDAISDISLRLPTLTPTPSVISSGNDGSDISPEFAALGEQLAQIMLSGGFDLATSRFGALFLMDLQTGEAITLGSDYAFSGTSITKVAILARLYETLTEPPGVQLATDIANTMICSENAATNRLLSTIGEGDEWRGAAAVTEMYQQLGLTNSFIVAPYTLDPNNPPLPSGPLDIPDTTADSIKSNADYSNQLTVDDMGHLLADVYQCAYDDQPMLDGAIEPRECRQMLHVMSNNTVDALLRAGVPEEIRVAHKHGWIPDTHGNAAVFFTPGGDYVMVMMLHQPDWLNYDESLPVLAEASRTVYNYFNPDEPMDAIREGYIPDALTCNFAGTPLITDLRQPVWDD; from the coding sequence ATGGGACGTTCGTTTGGTCGACTTTTGCTGGCCGCCGTGCCACTATTCGTGATTGCAGTTTGCCTACAAACTGCCCAGGCACAGATCACTGGCGTGACAGCCACAGCAAATAATATTGTGAATATACGCGCCGGGACAGGTGTCGACTTCGACCTTGTCGGTGAGATGGAAGAAGGGACGGCGTACCCCGTTTTGGCTCGCAGTGAATTTTATCCCTGGCTACTGATCGGCGACCCGGTCACAATGCAGCCTATCGGATGGATTTACGAGGAGATCGTCGCCGTATCTGGCACAACCAACAATCTCCCCCTCTCAGATGACATCATTGATCCCTCCAACACAGCACCGACGCAAGCACCTGCGGTCACCCCAACGGTAGCTACCGCACCAACGCAAAGCGCGGCAACACAAAGCACAGTTGTGACGGTCGATGCAAGCGGCAGCCCGGTACCAACCCTGACAGCAACAGCTACGGTCCCACAGCCAACAGCCACATTCGCCTATAACATTGCAGGTATCGTCCAGGGCGAAATTAATGTGCGCTATGGGCCTGGCGTGCAATATCCACGTGTGGGCGTCGCCCAGGCTGGTGAGCGCTTCGAGATCACCGGCTACCACACCCAGCAGCCCTGGGTACAAATTCGCTACCCGGATTCCCCTACGGGCTTTGCCTGGATTGCCATTGACCTGCTGGAAATTCAAGGGGACATCTATCAGACGGATGCGATTAGTGATATCAGTTTGCGCCTGCCAACCCTGACGCCAACCCCTTCCGTCATCAGCAGCGGCAACGATGGGAGCGACATCAGTCCGGAATTCGCAGCACTGGGTGAGCAACTCGCTCAGATTATGCTCAGTGGTGGCTTCGACCTCGCGACCAGCCGTTTTGGCGCGCTCTTCCTGATGGATTTGCAGACGGGCGAAGCGATTACACTGGGCAGTGACTATGCTTTCAGCGGGACCAGCATCACCAAAGTAGCCATTTTGGCCCGCCTTTACGAAACACTGACAGAGCCGCCCGGGGTCCAGCTAGCCACGGACATCGCCAATACCATGATTTGTAGTGAAAACGCGGCGACTAACCGCTTACTCAGCACGATTGGTGAAGGCGATGAATGGCGTGGCGCCGCAGCAGTCACGGAGATGTATCAGCAGTTGGGCCTGACGAACAGCTTCATCGTCGCGCCTTATACGCTCGATCCAAATAACCCACCGCTGCCAAGTGGTCCGCTTGACATCCCGGATACAACGGCTGATTCCATCAAGAGCAATGCGGACTATTCCAATCAGCTCACCGTTGATGATATGGGCCACCTATTAGCCGATGTTTATCAATGTGCTTATGATGACCAACCAATGCTGGATGGGGCTATTGAGCCGCGTGAGTGCCGTCAGATGCTGCACGTCATGTCGAATAATACGGTTGACGCACTTCTGAGGGCTGGCGTGCCGGAAGAAATCCGCGTCGCACATAAACATGGCTGGATCCCTGATACACATGGTAACGCAGCCGTTTTCTTCACGCCTGGTGGCGATTACGTCATGGTCATGATGCTGCATCAGCCGGATTGGCTTAATTATGATGAAT